The Phaeobacter sp. A36a-5a DNA segment ACCCATGTCATGTCTGTTACCGGAAGATCGCGCACGTTCTTCTATCAGGGCGGCTCCAATGACGTGCTGTCTGATCAAGATTTCCCGACGGGCGTTTTTGAAAGCCATAAAGCGCGCATTTTCTATCTGGGCTACCTGACCCTGTTGGCCGATCTGGATCGGATCACGGATGATGGCAGCACGCCTGCGGCGAGGGTGCTCTCCCGTGCCCGCGCCGCAGGTATGACCACCTGCGTTGATCTTGCTTCGGTTGATCGCCCGGATTTCTCGAAGATCGTCGCGGCGACAATTCGACAAATCGACTATCTGATATTGAACGAAATCGAATTGGCCCGCGCGAGTGGCCAGACTCCACCTGTCGCCAGTCAGACGCCGAACATGCAGGACATGATCGAGATGGCAAAGGCGCTGATCAAAGACGGGGTCCGGCGGGCCGTGGTCGTTCACTGCCAGCAAATGGCGCTCTGGATTGGGGTTGATGGGCAGGTCGCACACGTCCCGGTCGTGCCCTTACCGCGTGAACTGGTCGCAAGCCCCTTGGGCGCAGGCGATGCCTTTTGTGCCGGAATTTTGTATGCGCTTCATGAAGGCTGGACACCGCAGCGTGCCCTGGAACTGGGCCATGCCATCGCAAGGGCCTCCTTGCGCGGGGTCACAGCCACCGAAGCCATCCCGAATCTGAACCAACTGACCGATCAACTGGATCGGCAGACAAAAGGCATCACGACATGAACCAGCTTCATGTGATGTCAATACTGTCTTTAGAGGAGGAAAAGACAATGACTATCATCCCCAGACGTAGCTTTTTGGCACTGACGACCGCAGCAATGACGGCAATGCTGCCGCTCGGTGCGACCGCACAGGACGCCCCGGTAATTGCCAGCATCGTGTTCCAGGGCGACCAGTTCATGCAGTTCCTGCAAACGGGTGTGCGCGAAACCGCCGAAGCGGCGGGCGCAGAAGTACTGGAAATTAATATCGACGGCGATCAGGCGCGTGAAATTCAGGCCATTGATACCTACATTTCGCGCGGCGTCGATGCGATCGTGATTGCGCCACTTTCGGCCGCGAATTCGGGCCCTGCTTTGCAGCGCGCACGTGACGGCGGTATTGTTGTGGTTGCCCTGAACGGCGGCCTTGAGGATGCCAGCATTGCGCATGCGACCTTCTCAACGGCCAACCGTGATCTTGGGGCATCCACCGGCGCTGCCGCCGCCAGCTTTGTAAGTGATAGCCTTGGTGGCAAAGCAAATGTCGCCATTCTGGCGTTCTCGTCGCTCTTGCCGGAACAGTCTGGCGACCGGACAGGCGGTTTCAAGGATGCTGTCGCTGAAGGCAATTCCATCGAGATCGTGGCCGAGCAGGACGCCTGGATGCCAGAAGCCGCAGTTACTGTGGCCACCGATATTCTGACCGCCCACCCTGAGGTCAATGTCATCTACGCGGCAAACGAAGGCGGCACCGTGGGG contains these protein-coding regions:
- a CDS encoding carbohydrate kinase family protein, yielding MDLVHEIAHWPAESDLVRIDGQDKGVGGGAANVVTALTKLETGLPLWPMGAIGQDDFGKFIKAHCHELGLPTHLISEKPDTATAHTHVMSVTGRSRTFFYQGGSNDVLSDQDFPTGVFESHKARIFYLGYLTLLADLDRITDDGSTPAARVLSRARAAGMTTCVDLASVDRPDFSKIVAATIRQIDYLILNEIELARASGQTPPVASQTPNMQDMIEMAKALIKDGVRRAVVVHCQQMALWIGVDGQVAHVPVVPLPRELVASPLGAGDAFCAGILYALHEGWTPQRALELGHAIARASLRGVTATEAIPNLNQLTDQLDRQTKGITT
- a CDS encoding substrate-binding domain-containing protein; translation: MTIIPRRSFLALTTAAMTAMLPLGATAQDAPVIASIVFQGDQFMQFLQTGVRETAEAAGAEVLEINIDGDQAREIQAIDTYISRGVDAIVIAPLSAANSGPALQRARDGGIVVVALNGGLEDASIAHATFSTANRDLGASTGAAAASFVSDSLGGKANVAILAFSSLLPEQSGDRTGGFKDAVAEGNSIEIVAEQDAWMPEAAVTVATDILTAHPEVNVIYAANEGGTVGAMQAVRNAGRAGEVFVFGIDGSEQLGRGLLAGDNVLQAVTAQAPLQMGAMGAEAALAILAGEEVEAQTTVPAMLLSRTDADGVTAFLESIQ